Proteins encoded by one window of Halobaculum halobium:
- a CDS encoding inorganic phosphate transporter gives MVAAGTLATLLVAALASLFMAWAIGAGSSGSTPFAPAVGANAISVMRAGLVVGVLGFLGAVLQGANVTEAVGNDLIVGVSITASAAIVGLITAAVLVAIGVFAGYPIATAFTVTGAVVGVGLALGGDPAWEKYREIVALWVATPFVGGAIAYGTARLLRAERVPERVAVPTLAGLVAALVANIGFTVLGPPGVQRSLAEAAAVALPAIEVAGVESGWIVVTAAFSVIVALALFRDMSLNEARGQRRFLLVLGGLVAFSAGGSQVGLAIGPLVPLIGGEGADVQIPLLAVLVGGGLGLLAGSWTGAPRMIKALAQDYSSLGPRRSIAALIPSFAIAQTAVAFGIPVSFNEIIVSAIIGSGYAAGGAGVSTRKMAYTVLAWVGSLALALALGYGAFTAVDAVA, from the coding sequence ATGGTCGCAGCCGGTACCCTCGCCACGCTCCTCGTTGCCGCCCTCGCATCGCTGTTCATGGCGTGGGCGATCGGCGCCGGCTCGTCCGGGTCGACGCCGTTCGCCCCCGCCGTCGGCGCCAACGCAATCTCCGTGATGCGCGCTGGCCTCGTCGTCGGGGTGCTCGGGTTCCTCGGCGCGGTGTTACAGGGCGCTAACGTCACGGAGGCCGTCGGAAACGACCTCATCGTCGGCGTCTCGATCACCGCGTCCGCCGCCATCGTCGGGCTGATCACCGCGGCCGTGCTCGTCGCGATCGGCGTGTTCGCGGGCTACCCGATCGCCACCGCGTTCACCGTCACCGGCGCGGTCGTCGGCGTCGGCCTCGCGCTCGGCGGCGATCCCGCGTGGGAGAAGTACCGCGAGATCGTCGCGCTGTGGGTCGCAACCCCGTTCGTCGGCGGCGCCATCGCCTACGGCACCGCGCGGCTCCTCCGGGCCGAGCGAGTCCCCGAGCGCGTCGCCGTGCCGACCCTCGCCGGTCTCGTCGCCGCCCTCGTCGCCAACATCGGCTTCACCGTGCTCGGGCCGCCGGGCGTCCAGCGGTCACTGGCCGAAGCCGCTGCTGTCGCCCTCCCCGCGATCGAGGTCGCCGGAGTCGAGAGCGGCTGGATCGTGGTCACCGCCGCGTTCTCGGTTATCGTGGCGCTCGCGCTGTTTCGCGACATGTCACTCAACGAGGCGCGCGGGCAGCGGCGCTTCCTCCTCGTGTTGGGCGGGCTCGTCGCCTTCTCCGCGGGCGGCTCGCAGGTCGGGCTCGCGATCGGCCCGCTCGTCCCGCTCATCGGCGGCGAGGGCGCCGACGTCCAGATCCCACTGCTCGCCGTGCTCGTCGGCGGCGGCCTCGGGCTGCTTGCTGGCTCGTGGACGGGCGCCCCGCGGATGATCAAAGCGCTCGCACAGGACTACTCGTCGCTGGGTCCCCGTCGCTCCATCGCCGCGCTCATCCCGAGTTTCGCAATCGCCCAAACCGCCGTCGCGTTCGGCATTCCCGTCTCGTTCAACGAGATCATCGTCTCGGCGATCATCGGATCGGGGTACGCAGCCGGCGGTGCGGGCGTGAGCACGCGGAAGATGGCCTACACCGTGCTCGCGTGGGTCGGCTCGCTGGCGCTGGCGCTGGCGCTCGGGTACGGAGCATTCACCGCGGTCGACGCGGTGGCGTGA
- a CDS encoding type 1 glutamine amidotransferase produces the protein MTRLRLALLNAAHDGANTARNFRRELDADLAEFDANARELPEQFDFDGVVITGSRSSVYWDEEWIPPLVEWTAEAAERGLPILGVCYGHQVLAEALGGRVGGMDDFEIGYNEVTHRGDDELFAGIDEEFTVFTTHGDAVVELPPGAELLAENEFGVHAFRKGDCWGVQFHPEYDIETAESVTDGKRDRIGDERVDEVLAAITPERYDAACEAKALFDNFTVHCSRVRDAESNTEVEA, from the coding sequence ATGACACGCCTCCGGCTCGCGCTGCTCAACGCGGCCCACGACGGTGCGAACACCGCCCGGAACTTCCGGCGGGAGCTCGACGCCGACCTCGCGGAGTTCGACGCGAACGCACGGGAGCTGCCCGAGCAGTTCGACTTCGATGGAGTGGTGATCACCGGCTCGCGATCCTCCGTCTACTGGGACGAGGAGTGGATCCCGCCGCTGGTCGAGTGGACCGCCGAGGCCGCCGAGCGCGGCCTGCCGATCCTCGGCGTCTGCTACGGCCACCAGGTGCTCGCGGAGGCCTTAGGGGGCCGCGTCGGCGGCATGGACGACTTCGAGATCGGGTACAACGAGGTCACCCACCGCGGCGACGACGAGCTGTTCGCGGGCATCGACGAGGAGTTCACTGTCTTCACCACCCACGGCGACGCGGTGGTCGAGCTCCCTCCGGGCGCAGAGCTGCTCGCCGAAAACGAGTTCGGCGTCCACGCGTTCCGCAAGGGGGACTGCTGGGGCGTCCAGTTCCATCCGGAATACGACATCGAGACCGCCGAGAGCGTCACCGACGGGAAACGCGACCGCATCGGCGACGAGCGCGTCGACGAGGTGCTCGCGGCGATCACGCCCGAGCGCTACGACGCCGCCTGCGAGGCGAAGGCGCTGTTCGACAACTTCACCGTCCACTGCAGCCGCGTCCGCGATGCGGAGTCGAACACCGAAGTCGAGGCCTGA